The Punica granatum isolate Tunisia-2019 chromosome 4, ASM765513v2, whole genome shotgun sequence genome has a window encoding:
- the LOC116204901 gene encoding B2 protein-like, producing MENNQQSFWQFSDQLRVHTSNLASLSLNDSIWSNNFASSKRPEDRRNFDVRVGGSVNSSSTLKPPKASDLNLPAGNDPLPGKDFNGFNFGWKMGAADAALNDLNVNGFDDGWKVGSIGSTMNVGVNNDAFNKGIYPKPMGLNYPMNGSLNLKGARNNRAENDHKGSKKSGGRKNGDINNNSNSEGKSGADKRFKTLPPSESLPRNETVGGYIFVCNNDTMQENLQRELFGLPPRYRDSVRQITPGLPLFLYNYSTHQLHGVFEAASFGGSNIDPSAWEDKKCLGESRFPAQVRVITRKVCEPLEEDSFRPILHHYDGPKFRLELNIPEALSLLDIFTEREN from the exons ATGGAGAACAATCAGCAGTCCTTCTGGCAATTCAGCGACCAGCTCAGGGTCCACACCTCGAACCTCGCCAGCCTCTCCCTCAACGACTCCATCTGGAGCAACAACTTCGCCTCCTCCAAGCGCCCCGAGGACCGCCGCAACTTCGACGTCAGGGTCGGCGGCTCCGTCAATTCGTCCAGCACCTTGAAGCCGCCCAAGGCCTCCGACCTCAACTTGCCCGCCGGGAACGATCCCCTCCCTGGGAAGGACTTCAACGGGTTCAATTTCGGGTGGAAGATGGGCGCTGCTGATGCCGCTCTCAATGACCTCAACGTCAATGGGTTCGACGACGGGTGGAAGGTCGGCAGCATCGGGTCTACGATGAACGTCGGGGTCAACAACGACGCGTTCAACAAAGGGATATACCCTAAGCCTATGGGCTTGAATTATCCGATGAACGGAAGTCTGAACCTGAAGGGGGCCCGGAACAATAGGGCCGAGAATGATCACAAAGGTTCAAAGAAGAGTGGCGGCAGGAAGAATGGCGACATCAATAATAACAGCAACAGCGAGGGCAAGTCCGGCGCTGATAAGAGGTTCAAGACGCTCCCGCCTTCCGAATCCCTCCCGAGGAACGAGACCGTCGGCGGGTACATCTTTGTCTGCAACAACGACACTATGCAGGAGAATCTGCAGAGAGAGCTCTTCG GTTTACCGCCTCGTTATCGGGATTCAGTGAGGCAGATAACTCCGGGCCTGCCCCTTTTCCTCTACAACTACTCCACCCACCAGCTTCACGGTGTCTTTGAG GCTGCGAGTTTTGGAGGGAGTAACATAGATCCAAGTGCCTGGGAAGACAAGAAATGCCTGGGCGAATCTCGGTTCCCAGCTCAG GTTCGAGTTATCACAAGGAAAGTCTGCGAGCCACTGGAGGAGGATTCCTTCAGGCCAATCCTCCACCACTACGACGGTCCTAAATTCCGCCTCGAGCTGAACATTCCCGAG GCACTTTCCCTTTTGGACATATTTACCGAGCGAGAGAACTAA
- the LOC116205341 gene encoding uncharacterized protein LOC116205341, producing the protein MGNCSPKGITQPKNTPNNTIRVLTDSGSVLYFQGPKVVQDVVENFPGYGIFEQGRGGSSRPLSLNENLVTTQSYQLLPLGGSRRGVSGEPRMGGVAGPSMEHDRASLPGLVESLANSPGLEVLPMPRRGDGVWKVKLVIDTKQLEEILSEEVNVEALIERMRAAAGSSSGSNTNGTTRSPKRGKVKGGPGLKPSLSSIFRAASC; encoded by the coding sequence ATGGGGAACTGCTCTCCTAAAGGGATCACCCAACCTAAAAACACACCCAACAACACCATTCGGGTGCTCACCGACTCCGGGTCCGTCCTCTACTTTCAGGGTCCTAAAGTAGTTCAAGATGTGGTCGAGAACTTCCCGGGCTATGGCATTTTCGAGCAAGGTCGGGGAGGTTCGTCGCGTCCCCTATCCCTCAATGAGAATCTAGTCACTACCCAGTCCTACCAACTCCTCCCGCTTGGAGGAAGCCGAAGAGGTGTATCAGGAGAGCCCCGGATGGGGGGTGTTGCTGGACCTTCCATGGAGCATGATCGGGCTTCACTGCCGGGCCTTGTGGAGAGTCTGGCCAACAGCCCGGGCCTCGAGGTGCTGCCGATGCCGAGGAGAGGAGATGGGGTGTGGAAGGTGAAGCTGGTGATCGACACGAAGCAGTTGGAGGAGATATTGTCTGAGGAGGTGAATGTGGAGGCACTGATAGAGAGGATGAGAGCAGCTGCGGGTTCAAGCTCTGGCAGTAACACCAATGGAACTACTCGATCACCAAAGAGGGGGAAGGTAAAAGGGGGACCTGGGCTAAAGCCGTCTCTCTCGAGCATATTCCGTGCGGCATCCTGCTGA
- the LOC116205342 gene encoding RNA polymerase II transcriptional coactivator KELP yields the protein MELAPEVQQRIEATVRQVLEESDMSETTEYKVRREASERLKMNLSQPKYKPFVRQVVEAFLEEQKAKEDQQAEEDPEEEDAGRGKRSDGGKEYTDDGDLIICKLSEKRKVTIQEFRGKTLVSIREYYKQGSKELPTSKGISLTEEQWGAFRKNLPAIQKAIKKMESRV from the exons ATGGAATTGGCCCCGGAAGTTCAGCAGAGGATCGAAGCGACTGTGCGTCAGGTGCTCGAGGAATCCGACATGAGCGAGACGACCGAGTACAAGGTCCGTAGGGAGGCGTCGGAGCGGCTAAAGATGAACCTGTCGCAGCCCAAGTACAAGCCGTTCGTGAGGCAGGTCGTGGAGGCGTTCCTCGAGGAGCAGAAGGCGAAGGAGGATCAGCAGGCTGAGGAGGATCCGGAGGAGGAGGACGCCGGCCGAGGGAAGAGATCCGATGGAGGCAAGGAGTACACTGATGATGGCGACCTTATTATCTGCAAA TTGTCGGAGAAGAGAAAGGTGACGATtcaggagttcagaggcaaaACGTTGGTCTCAATCAGGGAGTATTACAAGCAAGGAAGCAAGGAGCTCCCTACTTCAAAAG GTATAAGCTTGACAGAGGAACAATGGGGAGCCTTTCGGAAGAATCTGCCTGCCATACAGAAAGCTATCAAGAAGATGGAATCTCGTGTATAA